A genomic region of Xiphophorus couchianus chromosome 18, X_couchianus-1.0, whole genome shotgun sequence contains the following coding sequences:
- the relb gene encoding transcription factor RelB isoform X1 gives MKDMDFFTAEEPTPSSGINAFSHICTPNGELDLISEIINGCSEQQNGSLPAPLPLPPPPDRCWRTTEGEDVLNQDGFTLLQNLQPASKPVLVPRGTAPNPAPLREMASGHPSHKPVGPTGRGRGPSCSLTPKGGVPSQSLQSNGNMLERILEKPKLVVVEEPKDRGMRFRYECEGRSAGSILGASSTDNNKTQPTIEIQGPIDHIKKVTVTVSLVTKDYPHRPHPHCLVGKDCVAGSGICVVCFNPHTARRHSFANLGIQCVRRRELDVSLQKRRNQNIDPFKTGNTKGIEDMDMNAVRLCFECLLEWDDGRKDSLCPVISKPIYDKKATTTSELKICQLNLSKGSCRGKTEVYMLCDKVQKDDIEILFRHGSWKANGEFAQTDVHRQIAIVFKTPPYQDQDITEEVEVNVLLRRVSDQMESEPVSFMYLPHNPDPYEVKRKRATIKRDISVTEPAPSSKQTFNFPMETQNVMSSDDSHLAFLSSPETGMMDHGVLDEETVLDFLQFLAEQNLPGDTAADGNAFPCLNVNLNANYNHFPPDFSQFNDIQFNMLVTDSQMAQSEQQDSVMQVKTEEEL, from the exons ATGAAAGATATGGACTTCTTCACAG CCGAGGAGCCAACACCCAGTTCGGGGATCAACGCGTTTTCGCACATTTGTACTCCCAATGGCGAACTCG ATCTAATTTCAGAAATCATCAATGGCTGCAGCGAACAGCAGAATGGCTCCCTTCCTGCCccacttcctcttcctcctcctccagacCGCTGCTGGAGGACGACGGAGGGTGAAGACGTCCTAAACCAGGACGGCTTCACCCTCCTGCAGAACCTCCAACCGGCGTCCAAACCCGTCCTGGTACCCAGAGGCACTGCA CCTAATCCCGCTCCACTGCGAGAGATGGCGTCCGGTCATCCTTCCCACAAACCCGTGGGCCCCACAGGAAGAGGTCGAGGCCCGTCCTGCTCGCTGACCCCCAAAGGCGGCGTTCCCTCCCAAAGCCTGCAGAGCAACGGCAACATGCTGGAGCGGATCCTGGAGAAGCCCAagctggtggtggtggaggagcCCAAGGACCGGGGAATGAGGTTCCGCTACGAATGCGAGGGTCGCTCGGCCGGCAGCATCCTGGGGGCGTCCAGCACCGATAACAACAAGACGCAGCCTACCATAGAG ATTCAGGGTCCTATTGACCACATAAAGAAGGTCACAGTGACCGTTTCTTTGGTCACCAAAGACTATCCCCACCGGCCTCACCCGCACTGCCTTGTGGGTAAAGACTGCGTAGCTGGCTCAGGAATCTGTGTGGTCTGCTTTAACCCTCATACCGCCCGACGTCACAG CTTTGCTAATCTCGGCATCCAGTGTGTGAGAAGGAGAGAGCTGGACGTGTCGCTGCAGAAAAGGAGAAACCAAAATATCGACCCTTTTAAAA CTGGTAACACTAAAGGGATCGAGGACATGGACATGAACGCGGTGCGTTTGTGTTTCGAGTGCCTGCTCGAGTGGGACGACGGCAGGAAGGACTCGCTCTGCCCGGTCATCTCCAAGCCGATCTACGACAAGA AGGCCACGACCACGTCGGAGCTGAAGATCTGCCAGCTGAACCTGAGCAAAGGGTCCTGCAGAGGCAAGACGGAGGTCTACATGCTGTGTGACAAAGTGCAGAAAG ACGACATAGAGATCCTCTTCAGGCATGGCTCGTGGAAGGCGAACGGCGAGTTCGCTCAGACAGACGTCCACCGGCAGATAGCCATCGTGTTTAAGACGCCGCCCTACCAGGACCAAGACATCACGGAGGAGGTCGAGGTCAACGTCTTGCTGCGCCGCGTCTCGGACCAGATGGAGAGCGAACCCGTCTCCTTCATGTACTTGCCGCACAATCCCG ATCCGTACGAAGTGAAGCGAAAGAGAGCCACGATTAAACGGGACATTAGTGTGACAG agcCAGCACCATCTTCAAAGCAGACCTTCAACTTCCCCATGGAGACACAAAACGTGATGTCATCGGATGACAGTCACCTCGCCTTTCTGTCTTCTCCTGAAACGGGCATGATGGACCACGGCGTCCTGGACGAAGAGACCGTGCTCGACTTCCTTCAGTTTTTGGCCGAACAGAACTTGCCAGGCGACACCGCCGCAGACGGCAATGCTTTCCCCTGTCTGAATGTGAATTTAAACGCAAACTACAACCACTTTCCGCCGGACTTTTCCCAGTTTAACGACATCCAGTTTAATATGCTTGTCACTGACAGCCAGATGGCACAGTCAGAACAGCAGGACAGTGTCATGCAGgtgaaaacagaggaagagcTATGA
- the relb gene encoding transcription factor RelB isoform X3, with amino-acid sequence MASGHPSHKPVGPTGRGRGPSCSLTPKGGVPSQSLQSNGNMLERILEKPKLVVVEEPKDRGMRFRYECEGRSAGSILGASSTDNNKTQPTIEIQGPIDHIKKVTVTVSLVTKDYPHRPHPHCLVGKDCVAGSGICVVCFNPHTARRHSFANLGIQCVRRRELDVSLQKRRNQNIDPFKTGNTKGIEDMDMNAVRLCFECLLEWDDGRKDSLCPVISKPIYDKKATTTSELKICQLNLSKGSCRGKTEVYMLCDKVQKDDIEILFRHGSWKANGEFAQTDVHRQIAIVFKTPPYQDQDITEEVEVNVLLRRVSDQMESEPVSFMYLPHNPDPYEVKRKRATIKRDISVTEPAPSSKQTFNFPMETQNVMSSDDSHLAFLSSPETGMMDHGVLDEETVLDFLQFLAEQNLPGDTAADGNAFPCLNVNLNANYNHFPPDFSQFNDIQFNMLVTDSQMAQSEQQDSVMQVKTEEEL; translated from the exons ATGGCGTCCGGTCATCCTTCCCACAAACCCGTGGGCCCCACAGGAAGAGGTCGAGGCCCGTCCTGCTCGCTGACCCCCAAAGGCGGCGTTCCCTCCCAAAGCCTGCAGAGCAACGGCAACATGCTGGAGCGGATCCTGGAGAAGCCCAagctggtggtggtggaggagcCCAAGGACCGGGGAATGAGGTTCCGCTACGAATGCGAGGGTCGCTCGGCCGGCAGCATCCTGGGGGCGTCCAGCACCGATAACAACAAGACGCAGCCTACCATAGAG ATTCAGGGTCCTATTGACCACATAAAGAAGGTCACAGTGACCGTTTCTTTGGTCACCAAAGACTATCCCCACCGGCCTCACCCGCACTGCCTTGTGGGTAAAGACTGCGTAGCTGGCTCAGGAATCTGTGTGGTCTGCTTTAACCCTCATACCGCCCGACGTCACAG CTTTGCTAATCTCGGCATCCAGTGTGTGAGAAGGAGAGAGCTGGACGTGTCGCTGCAGAAAAGGAGAAACCAAAATATCGACCCTTTTAAAA CTGGTAACACTAAAGGGATCGAGGACATGGACATGAACGCGGTGCGTTTGTGTTTCGAGTGCCTGCTCGAGTGGGACGACGGCAGGAAGGACTCGCTCTGCCCGGTCATCTCCAAGCCGATCTACGACAAGA AGGCCACGACCACGTCGGAGCTGAAGATCTGCCAGCTGAACCTGAGCAAAGGGTCCTGCAGAGGCAAGACGGAGGTCTACATGCTGTGTGACAAAGTGCAGAAAG ACGACATAGAGATCCTCTTCAGGCATGGCTCGTGGAAGGCGAACGGCGAGTTCGCTCAGACAGACGTCCACCGGCAGATAGCCATCGTGTTTAAGACGCCGCCCTACCAGGACCAAGACATCACGGAGGAGGTCGAGGTCAACGTCTTGCTGCGCCGCGTCTCGGACCAGATGGAGAGCGAACCCGTCTCCTTCATGTACTTGCCGCACAATCCCG ATCCGTACGAAGTGAAGCGAAAGAGAGCCACGATTAAACGGGACATTAGTGTGACAG agcCAGCACCATCTTCAAAGCAGACCTTCAACTTCCCCATGGAGACACAAAACGTGATGTCATCGGATGACAGTCACCTCGCCTTTCTGTCTTCTCCTGAAACGGGCATGATGGACCACGGCGTCCTGGACGAAGAGACCGTGCTCGACTTCCTTCAGTTTTTGGCCGAACAGAACTTGCCAGGCGACACCGCCGCAGACGGCAATGCTTTCCCCTGTCTGAATGTGAATTTAAACGCAAACTACAACCACTTTCCGCCGGACTTTTCCCAGTTTAACGACATCCAGTTTAATATGCTTGTCACTGACAGCCAGATGGCACAGTCAGAACAGCAGGACAGTGTCATGCAGgtgaaaacagaggaagagcTATGA
- the LOC114133429 gene encoding zinc transporter 1 produces MRLRQWCIMGVTVLLLLCEIAVSQLCKSLITMVDGFHTLFILFHMALHQTEGFVKPCTRSSDSSPFSPLASSSSSGALPPPSHAGPPAELPPRAQSTGEQPHRDQAAPIDSQKHFSPAAPSCGLSFPDSRKRAVGVFISYLLLVSLCVAYFLEIMGFMVKPHPVHHPLLPVVVGAGSLLHKMLLFVLDWDELLDKKAGSCRRRVETEPHLEMNYKVCAAEESQGQDEEELSVPSKVQTAAPRCLHSEVLVLCNPGTPNLPHHDCRTELQLQEATDGENNAAHLKKESLNYHLCMGHPDSQNTHKPSSADKPSPGWSCRWALCLLSFVFIIQGLFTSLLALINSLVMLVVPQLLHGSGACSILVYLDPGLSMLAVITLIATSMPQVYRYGMPLLQASPPHVRVSDVGRRLAGVPGVQAVHELHVWQLTESLTVASVHVHCHTRFPSNSYADLMAGVTKVLQNEGVSCSTIQPEFTSSSSSIRGDEAATLVHREDLCSRPLPRCSLACGKACAASMCCSLLEETEEQTRSVQRPGTGESQEDPQTLVIENTFL; encoded by the exons ATGAGGCTGCGACAGTGGTGCATTATGGGGGTGAccgtgttgctgctgctgtgtgagaTTGCCGTCAGTCAGCTGTGTAAGTCTCTCATCACCATGGTGGACGGCTTCCATACACTTTTCATCCTTTTCCACATGGCTCTCCACCAGACTGAGGGCTTCGTCAAACCTTGCACCCGCTCCTCGGATTCCTCCCCATTTTCTCCGCttgcctcctcctcttcctcgggggctcttcctcctccttcacaTGCAGGTCCACCTGCTGAACTTCCACCCAGAGCCCAGTCCACCGGAGAACAGCCCCACCGAGACCAGGCTGCACCGATTGactcacaaaaacatttttccccagCAGCTCCGAGCTGCGGTCTGTCGTTCCCCGACAGCAGGAAGCGGGCTGTGGGTGTTTTCATTTCCTACCTCCTCCTGGTCTCTCTGTGCGTCGCCTACTTCTTGGAAATCATGGGTTTCATGGTGAAGCCCCACCCGGTTCACCACCCCCTGCTGCCAGTGGTGGTTGGAGCTGGGAGTCTGCTCCATAAGATGCTGCTGTTTGTCCTGGACTGGGATGAGCTGCTGGATAAGAAGGCAGGAAGCTGCAGGCGGCGGGTGGAGACTGAACCTCACCTTGAAATGAACTACAAAG TCTGTGCTGCAGAGGAGTCCCAAGGCCAAGACGAAGAGGAGCTCTCTGTCCCGTCCAAAGTTCAAACTGCAGCACCTCGCTGCCTCCACAGCGAGGTGCTTGTCCTCTGTAATCCAGGAACTCCCAACCTGCCTCACCACGACTGCAGAACGGAGCTTCAGCTGCAGGAAGCCACTGACGGAGAGAACAATGCTGCACATTTAAAGAAAGAGAGTCTGAACTACCACCTGTGCATGGGGCATCCTG ACAGCCAGAATACACACAAACCCTCTTCAGCGGACAAGCCATCACCAGGATGGAGCTGCCGCTGGGCCCTCTGCCTCCTGTCCTTCGTCTTCATCATCCAGGGACTCTTCACATCCCTCCTGGCTCTGATCAACAGCCTGGTGATGCTGGTCGTTCCACAGCTCCTGCACGGCTCTGGAGCCTGCAGCATCCTGGTTTATCTGGACCCAGGCCTCTCCATGCTGGCTGTCATCACGCTGATTGCAACGTCTATGCCGCAG GTGTACAGGTACGGCATGCCGCTTCTTCAGGCCTCTCCTCCACACGTGCGTGTGTCTGATGTCGGCCGGAGGCTTGCCGGCGTTCCCGGGGTGCAGGCTGTGCACGAGCTCCACGTCTGGCAGCTAACTGAGTCGCTCACAGTGGCGTCTGTCCACGTCCACTGCCACACTAGGTTCCCGTCGAACAG TTATGCTGATCTGATGGCAGGAGTCACCAAAGTGCTGCAGAACGAGGGTGTGAGCTGCAGCACTATTCAGCCAGAGTTCACGTCTTCCTCTTCCTCGATCAGAGGAGATGAAGCCGCCACCTTGGTCCACAGAGAGGACCTCTGCTCTCGTCCTCTCCCACGCTGCAGCCTGGCCTGCGGGAAAGCCTGTGCTGCCAGTATGTGCTGCTCCCTCCTGGAAGAGACGGAGGAGCAGACCCGGAGCGTTCAGAGACCAGGAACTGGAGAGAGCCAGGAGGATCCTCAGACTCTGGTCATCGAGAACACATTCCTCTGA
- the mrpl28 gene encoding large ribosomal subunit protein bL28m, with the protein MPLHKYPPKLWEAMKLKQGIYARLPKHYLKSLEPKEPTPVHWRPLGVQHRISPKTGVKERVQDVPIPIYYPPESQDGLWGGEGWITGFRYANNDKMSNRLKKVWKPQVLRRELYSEILDHKFTINVTPRTLDLIDAVFGFDFYILKTPKEDLNSRLGMNLKRAMLLRLARRDTELYPNDLVKRETVYNKYKQFEISEEEAEWVGLTLDEAVEKQRQLEHKEPEPQFKVLVEKLVQELEIKKLLEPHVTERK; encoded by the exons ATGCCTCTTCATAAATACCCCCCCAAATTGTGGGAGGCTATGAAACTGAAGCAGGGCATCTACGCCCGTCTCCCCAAACACTATCTGAAGTCCCTTGAACCGAAAGAGCCCACACCGGTTCACTGGAGGCCCCTGGGAGTCCAGCACAGAATAAGCCCCAAGACCGGGGTGAAGGAGCGGGTGCAGGATGTCCCCATCCCCATCTACTACCCCCCAGAGTCCCAAGATGGCCTGTGGGGCGGAGAGGGCTGGATAACCGGCTTCAGATATGCCAACAATGACAAA ATGTCCAACCGCCTGAAGAAGGTTTGGAAGCCACAGGTGCTCAGGAGAGAACTGTACAGCGAGATCCTGGATCACAAGTTCACCATCAACGTGACGCCTCGCACTCTGGACCTCATCGACGCTGTCTTTGGCTTTGACTTTTATATCCTGAAA ACACCGAAGGAGGACCTGAACTCTAGACTGGGGATGAACCTGAAGAGGGCGATGCTGCTCCGCCTGGCTCGCAGAGACACGGAGCTTTACCCCAACGACCTGGTCAAGAGGGAGACCGTTTACAACAAATACAAG CAGTTTGAGATCTCAGAGGAAGAGGCGGAGTGGGTGGGTCTGACCCTGGATGAGGCCGTGGAGAAACAGAGGCAGCTGGAGCACAAG GAGCCGGAGCCTCAGTTTAAGGTCTTGGTGGAGAAGCTTGTGCAGGAGCTTGAGATCAAGAAACTTTTAGAGCCGCATGTCACAGAGAGGAAGTGA
- the relb gene encoding transcription factor RelB isoform X2: MKPNPAPLREMASGHPSHKPVGPTGRGRGPSCSLTPKGGVPSQSLQSNGNMLERILEKPKLVVVEEPKDRGMRFRYECEGRSAGSILGASSTDNNKTQPTIEIQGPIDHIKKVTVTVSLVTKDYPHRPHPHCLVGKDCVAGSGICVVCFNPHTARRHSFANLGIQCVRRRELDVSLQKRRNQNIDPFKTGNTKGIEDMDMNAVRLCFECLLEWDDGRKDSLCPVISKPIYDKKATTTSELKICQLNLSKGSCRGKTEVYMLCDKVQKDDIEILFRHGSWKANGEFAQTDVHRQIAIVFKTPPYQDQDITEEVEVNVLLRRVSDQMESEPVSFMYLPHNPDPYEVKRKRATIKRDISVTEPAPSSKQTFNFPMETQNVMSSDDSHLAFLSSPETGMMDHGVLDEETVLDFLQFLAEQNLPGDTAADGNAFPCLNVNLNANYNHFPPDFSQFNDIQFNMLVTDSQMAQSEQQDSVMQVKTEEEL; this comes from the exons ATGAAG CCTAATCCCGCTCCACTGCGAGAGATGGCGTCCGGTCATCCTTCCCACAAACCCGTGGGCCCCACAGGAAGAGGTCGAGGCCCGTCCTGCTCGCTGACCCCCAAAGGCGGCGTTCCCTCCCAAAGCCTGCAGAGCAACGGCAACATGCTGGAGCGGATCCTGGAGAAGCCCAagctggtggtggtggaggagcCCAAGGACCGGGGAATGAGGTTCCGCTACGAATGCGAGGGTCGCTCGGCCGGCAGCATCCTGGGGGCGTCCAGCACCGATAACAACAAGACGCAGCCTACCATAGAG ATTCAGGGTCCTATTGACCACATAAAGAAGGTCACAGTGACCGTTTCTTTGGTCACCAAAGACTATCCCCACCGGCCTCACCCGCACTGCCTTGTGGGTAAAGACTGCGTAGCTGGCTCAGGAATCTGTGTGGTCTGCTTTAACCCTCATACCGCCCGACGTCACAG CTTTGCTAATCTCGGCATCCAGTGTGTGAGAAGGAGAGAGCTGGACGTGTCGCTGCAGAAAAGGAGAAACCAAAATATCGACCCTTTTAAAA CTGGTAACACTAAAGGGATCGAGGACATGGACATGAACGCGGTGCGTTTGTGTTTCGAGTGCCTGCTCGAGTGGGACGACGGCAGGAAGGACTCGCTCTGCCCGGTCATCTCCAAGCCGATCTACGACAAGA AGGCCACGACCACGTCGGAGCTGAAGATCTGCCAGCTGAACCTGAGCAAAGGGTCCTGCAGAGGCAAGACGGAGGTCTACATGCTGTGTGACAAAGTGCAGAAAG ACGACATAGAGATCCTCTTCAGGCATGGCTCGTGGAAGGCGAACGGCGAGTTCGCTCAGACAGACGTCCACCGGCAGATAGCCATCGTGTTTAAGACGCCGCCCTACCAGGACCAAGACATCACGGAGGAGGTCGAGGTCAACGTCTTGCTGCGCCGCGTCTCGGACCAGATGGAGAGCGAACCCGTCTCCTTCATGTACTTGCCGCACAATCCCG ATCCGTACGAAGTGAAGCGAAAGAGAGCCACGATTAAACGGGACATTAGTGTGACAG agcCAGCACCATCTTCAAAGCAGACCTTCAACTTCCCCATGGAGACACAAAACGTGATGTCATCGGATGACAGTCACCTCGCCTTTCTGTCTTCTCCTGAAACGGGCATGATGGACCACGGCGTCCTGGACGAAGAGACCGTGCTCGACTTCCTTCAGTTTTTGGCCGAACAGAACTTGCCAGGCGACACCGCCGCAGACGGCAATGCTTTCCCCTGTCTGAATGTGAATTTAAACGCAAACTACAACCACTTTCCGCCGGACTTTTCCCAGTTTAACGACATCCAGTTTAATATGCTTGTCACTGACAGCCAGATGGCACAGTCAGAACAGCAGGACAGTGTCATGCAGgtgaaaacagaggaagagcTATGA